The nucleotide sequence gcatgagcaccaggacaagagaactgggcaagagtaccccgTTCCAcgagaaaaccacgcaacagctgagagatatactctccagcagagtcagcacgaaaagtacgaatgggcgtggcaaactgggtgtgaaccatggcagcaaaaagtttgtatatagggagaacctcgctacgagatttcatgaagtagagccaagtgtagcgagagaaatcatcaataaacaaaacatagtagcgatgaccacctttcgaatcaaagggagcaggaccccagacatcagaatgaactaagtcaaaaggacgtTGAGATACAGATtcactagtaggataaggtaactgagtctgtttgccaagtctgcaaccattacaatgtaaggagacatctccagatacataccctaagaggccctgacgaacTAACGAAGACAAGCGAGACCCACAGATATGACCAAGGCGAtaatgccactgctggaaggacgcagacgaagaggcagcaagagcatgagagctggcagaagtggtggcagcggaaggaacacaaagccagtcaatCTCCCAAAGGCCCGCTGATTCAcggcgccgggggccagcaccaaccaaagccttggtgcgacgatcctgaataGAGCAAGAatcggtatcaagaatgacacgacaaccagaatcagtaagttgggcagcaggaaaaagattcatggtaaggcgaggaacatgaGAAACACTCGGAACAGAAAAAGATGGAGTGGAAAGAATACCAAGACTAGCAATAGGAAGAGATGTGCCATCGGTAGTAAGAACATTAACAGGCCAATCAAGAGGTCGAAGAGAAGACAACGtggaagaatcagaagacatatgaaaggaggctccagaatccagaacccacgacgatgtacctgactgtgtagatgccGGTGATGGTGAGGAAGGGGATGCAGTCACACCAGCAGCAGAAGCAGTCGACGAGGAGCCTGAGGAAGCAAGAAGACGCTTGAGGCGAACAATGTCTtggtcagtgagtgacggagtCGAGGAAGACACAGGAGTCCCGCTGAAGGAGGAGCGcctctggtctcgcttcttctggtgacaatcagactctgggtgacctggcCGGGAGCAGTAACCACAGACAGTGTCACGACGCGACGTGCCCTTCTCAGCATAAGGAGGACGGCTCACCCCCCTGGAGGAGTAGGCAGGAGGGGCGGAGCAGTAAGGCGAGTAGACGAGGCAGGAGCCCGAGCGGCCAGTACTGACGGAACCAGAAGCAACCTAGCagagcgaaggcgggtctcctcagcacgaagctcagcaagtatctctgagataggaacacgaccacgagcaagcaagtgagcacgGCGAGGCTCAAACTTAGACTGGAGgcgagataagaactcatggaccCGCTGAAACTCCAGATCAGACCGAGTAGTCTGACAGCAACGACAGGTTCCACAAACAACTGTCCGAAGAgagtcaagctggcgccagatggcagagcattgtgaatagaactcatcaatAGAAGAATCACCTTGCCGGAGTGCGTTCTCCTGACGCACCACAGAtaggtagagagcatcaccagagggctgatagcgctgacagagataagaccacatcgctgcaactgtgccaagtcccatgatctcggaagcaaactgagggaggacacttgcagtgagaacagcagcagctcaagcatcatcattgcaccactaagtgtaagcagacagatcatcccgGTACACAGAGAGAGCATCGGAATAAGCggatacctgctgatcataagcatcaaccGCAGCATCATCCAAAGCCTTGGCAGTATCCCGGTCAGCCTGAGAAGCATTGGCAACAAGGACCGGCGGCACCGGTGGTATTGGAGCCACGGGCGCAACAGGGCAGGGCGGACAGgggacctcgccagaaagaacaccccacaAAAGGAGCCCACACATATGGATGCGCATGAAGCCCACAAACTCAGCATAGTTCATGCCATCGAAGATCACCGAGCATCGAGGAACGGCGACATAGCCTGAAGAGGACATAAAGAAGTCTCTCTGGATCAAGCAGGCGTTTTTTTGGAGTCAACACAGACCCGGACGGGATCTGGATCGAGCAGACGCTCACACACGAGCAGCTCGAGAGCAAGCAGAGGAGCGCTCGGGGAGGACCAGATCGGGCGGACGAGCGGCTGGGGAGAGCGGGAGGAGCCGCAGCCGAAACAGATCAGGGGGAGCCGCGGTCAGACGTACCCTGGCGACAGCAGGAGATCCAGCCTCGGCGGCGGCTGGAATAGCTCGATCCAGCCGCGACCGGGGCCCTGGCGAACCGGCTACGTGCAGGTGAGCACCAGCGGCAGTTGGAACAGCCGGACTACGGGCACTGCGCGAGGGGACGAGGAGCGCGCGGCCCGGACGGGATCGAGGCGCTCCCGAGGCAGGCCCGAGCAGAGGAGGTGCTCCCGAGGCGGGATCGAGCAATAGCTTGGCTTGGCGCGAGTCAAGAGGCGCCAGTCGGGGAGACAAGGCCGAACGGGATAGGCCGGGGCGGCGGATCCGGACGGGATGagagcgacggcggcggccagaATCGAGCAGAGGAGCACGGAGTTGCAGCGTGCGGTGGAGCAAGGGGAACCTaagcatctgataccatgttaggaaaGAGCAACTAGTATTCACTGAGGGCCAGAGGCCAGTACATATACATGTATGGCAAAGTGTAGAGAACCCCTTATACATTGGGGATATACAGACAAgtgactatacacatctaacaactACCACTTCACTTACGAAATATGATGAAAAATAATATTGGACATGAAAACCACATTTGAACAAAAGTTTCGATGATTCTAGACAGCATAATCATATACTTCAACAATTCTAGTAAGATCGACTCAACACTACAAACATATGTGTTGGAAACTTTCAACCAAATATTGGTTGTCCATGAAGGAATTAACAAGGCCATCATATCATCCTACAGTAGTTAAATAATACTTTGACTTgggtactaggatgggtgacctcctgggaagtcctcgtgaaatgGTTTCATATCTAggctaccccaacttgtttgggacaaaAGGCTTAGTAAGTAAGTAAGTACTTGGCACTAACAACCTCATCATGTCATACCACCTGCAGAAAGCATGACACGGCTTGCAAGAGAAGTAGGTTTTTCAGCTGCTGCCACAACACAAAGTCTAGCTGCATAGTATGTACCAAATAGTCTTGCACAGGTGGCATGGCGCGGCGATACCAATTAACTCGCAAAGATCCTTTGTTCTGTGTAGTAGTACTTGAGGCCAAAAGGGTCTGCAAACTAAAAATCAGAAGCGAGCTTGTGGCTGTAAACTCTAGTTCCCCCGTCATTGAGCGAACTCTTGAAGAGTTTCTAGTTTGCAACCTTTGTTGTTACATTTTGCGCTGATCAGAGGCTTGAGCTTGGCGCTCACATTATCATCCCCCGAGGAGAAACATCATTGGTCACCACTGTTAGAATATGTATAGGATAGTTTCATTCAAATTGTAATCTATCTCTATCTCCTTTCTTTCCTCTCCTCGTTAACCTCCTGTACCGAACCACCTGAGATCAATCTTCTTGATCTCTTCTTGTACTCCAAGGCATAGCCATTATATATAAACATGCGGCCCAAGacaaagggttcaacgcttccaACCCAATTTACATGGTATTAGAGCATCTTCCTCTTAGATCGAAGATCGCATCTAGCTACCTTCCCGCGGCCGAGATCATGTCCTCCTCCGCAGCCCTATCTTCCACCACGAGCGCGCTTTCCTCCTCCACGGCCTCCACCTTCACATCATCATCTAGCAGCAGCTCTATCCCTCTCGGACCGCCCCCACAGGAGAAGCTAACAAGGGGAAACTTCCTCTTATGGAAGGCCGTCGTGCTCCCGCAAATCCGAGGCGCACAGATGGAGCGCCATCTTGATGGGACGAGCCAGGAACCACCGGCCACCCTCACCATCACCAAAGATGGAAAAGACGAACAGATCGTCAACTTCGCCCGAACCCTCTGGTACACGCAGCAACATCAACTCCAGGGATATCTGATGGGATCTTTGTCCCGTGAGATTCTCGCTCAAGTTGCCACCCTCCAGACACCAGCAGAGGTCTGGAGCGCCATCAATGCCATGTTCGCCGCCCAGAGCCAGAGTCAGGCCATCAACACCCGCATCGAGCTCACAAACTTGAAGAAAGGTAACATGTCCATGGCAGAATATCTTGGCAAAATTAAAACCCTTACAGATGAAGTTGCATGCTGCACCGGAGTTCCTCTTCCCGATCCACAGATAGTCTCCAAGATCATGGCTGGCCTCGATCTGGACTGCAATCCAGTCGTGTCTGCTCTGTCTGCTAGGGTTGAGCCGGTCTCGATTTAGGAGCTGTACAGCCAGCTCTTGAGCTTTGATGCTCGCCTCGCCCTTCTCCACGGCACCAACATCAGGCAGTCCTCCGTCAACTCGGCGGCTCGCGGGCGCGGCCGTGGGCGTGGTCACCAGGGACAGAACCACAGCTCCAACGGCGGCGGACGCGGCAACTACCAGGGCGAGGGTGCTCGTTCTGGTGGTGGCAACAACTCCATAGGTGgcggcttcaacaacaacaacagccgCCGCTCCTCCTCAAATCGCCGCCCTCGTTGTCAGCTGTGCAAAAAGTCAGGCCATGAGGTCATGGACTGTTGGCACAGGTATGATGAAGACTTCGTCCCCGACGCTCGTCATGTTGCTGCTGCCATacgtgaagaaggaggaggagacggcgtttggtacatggactcgggtgcAACAGATCATGTCACCAGCGAGTTAGAGCAACTTGCACTTCATGAGAGATACCATGGTGGCGATCAGATTCACGCTGCGGCAAGTGGTGGAGGTATGGATATTTGTCATATTGGAAAAGCTTACATTAATTCCCCCAACCTTAAACATGATCTAGTTCTTAAAGACGTTCTTCATGTCCCACAAGCTGATAAAAATCTTGCATCCATGTCTCGTCTAGCTACTGACAATAACatcttctttgaaactcaccctcgttaCTTTTTTATAAAGGACCGGGCAACGAGGGAACTTCTTCATCACGGTAGATGCGTTGGAGGGCTCTACCCCATTACATCCGGAGCACTCAGTCGCAATCGGCGTCAAGTTTATTCTGCCACTAAGCCCTCCTTGGAAaggtggcatcaaagattaggacacCCATCATCAATCATAGTTAAACAAGTAGTCAATAAAGACAAATTTTCTTTGTCACACAGTCAAAATAGAGAGTCAGTTTGTGAAGCCTGTCAGTGTGCCAAGAGCCACCAACTTCCTTATCCCAAGTCAAATAGTGTGtctcatgctcctttagagcttattttcagtgatgtatggggtcatgcaagaGATTCCTTTGGAAGAAATAAAtactatgtcagttttattgatgattatagcaagttCACTTGGATTTATTTACTCAAATATAAATCTGAGGTTTTCTCTGTCTTTCAAGAATTTCAGAAACTGGTTGAAAGACACTTCAACAGAAAAATTCTAacagtccaaagtgactggggaggggagtatgaaaaACTCAACTCTTTCTTCCGTAGCATAGGAATTCAGCaccatgtgtcttgtcctcatgctcatcaacagaaCGGTTCTGCCGAGCGCAAACACCGCCACATTGTTGAAGTTGGACTCTCTCTACTTGCTCATGCGTCTATGCCTCTAAAATATTGGGATGAAGCTTTCATTACAGCAACATATCTCATTAATCGTCTTCCAAGTAAAGTTATTGGCAACTCCACTCCTTTGGAACGTCTCTACCATCAAAAACCAGAGTACAACTCTCTCAAAACTTTTGGGTGTGCTTGTTATCCCAACCTACGCCCGTATAATCATCACAAACTTGAATTCCGTTCCACTCAATGTGTTTTTCTAGGCTATAGTAATCTACACAAGGGATACAAGTGCCTAGAAATTTCCACCGGACGTATATATATTTCTCGAGATGTAATTTTTGATGAAACTCTCTTTCCGTTTGCCAAGCTTCATCCCAATGCAGGCGCTCTTCTCCGTGCTGAAATAGCACTTCTTCCGGACCTTGACACACTATCTGATCACGGGGGTGAATTATCTATAGCTGACCATGTGAACAAATCCGTTGAAAATTGCAGCTCTAATGATGTATGTACAAATGCAGCTCATGATTTTATGTGCCCAGAAACAGACAATACAGGTGTTGCTGATCGCGAGGAGGATTCTAGCGGGCGATCTGGCGCGCGATCCCAGGCGAATCCTGGCGCCAGCGCCAGCAcaatcatgttggaaatatgccctagaggcaataataaaagcattattattatatttccttattcatgttaATTgtctttgttcatgctataattgtgttatccggaaattgtaatacatgtgtgaataacagacaccaacatgtccctagtaagcctctagttgactagctcgttgatcaacagatagtcatggtttcctgactatggacattggatgtcattgataacgagatcacatcattaggagaatgatgtgatggacaagacccaatcctaaacatagcacaagatcgtatagttcgtttgctagagtttttccaatgtcaagtatctttccttagaccatgagatcgtgtaactcccggatactgtaggagtgctttgggtataccaaacgtcacaacataactgggtgactataaaggtagactacgggtatctccgaaagtgtctgttgggttgacatggatcaagactgggatttgtcactccgtatgacggagaggtatcaccgggcccactcggtaatgcatcatcataatgagctcaaagtgaccaagtatctggtcacgggatcatgcattacggtacgagtaaagtgacttgccggtaacgagattgaacgaggtattgggataccgacgatcgaatctcgggcaagtaacatatcgattgacaaagggaattgtatacggggttgattgaatcctcgacatcgtggttcatccgatgagatcatcatggatcatgtgggagccaacatgggtatccagatcccgctgttggttattgaccggagagtcgtctcggtcatgtctgcttgtctcccgaacccgtagggtctacacacttaaggttcggtgacgctagggttgtgaagatatgtatatgcagtaacccgaatattgttcggagtcccggatgagatcccggacgtcacgaggagttccagaatggtccggaggtaaagaattatatataggaagtgctgtttcggccattgggacaagtttcggggtcaccggtattgtaccgggaccaccggaagggtcccgggggtccaccgggtggggccacctatcccgggggccccatgggcttaagtgggaaggaacccagcccaaagtgggctggggcgccaccccccaagggcccatgcgcctagggttggggggaaaccctaaagggggcgcccccttgcttggggggcaagccccccaccccttggccgccgcccccctaggagatcccatctcctagggccggccaccccccttggcacccctatatatagttgaggagaGGGGAGGACTTCATACCtcagccttggcgcctccctctctccctgttacgtctctctctcgtagtataggcgaagccctactactgtgacgccctgcatccaccaccacgccgtcgtgctgctggatcttcatcaacctctcctttccccttgctggatcaagaaggaggagactacttccgtcccgtacgtgtgttgaacgcggaggtgccgtccgttcggcgcttggtcatcggtgatttggatcacgtcgtgttcgactacatcatcaccgttctttgaacgcttccgcacgcaatctacaaaggtatgtagatgcatctgatgactcgttgctagatgaactcctagatggatcttggtgaaacgagtaggaaattttttgttttctgcaacgttccccaacagtggcatcatgagctaggtctatgcgtagttcttcttgcgcgagtagaacacaatttgttgtgggcgtagatttgtcaactttcttgccgctactagtcttttcttgcttcagcggcattgtgggatgaagcggcccggaccaaccttacacgtacgcttacgtgagaccggttccaccgactaacatgcactacatgcataaggtggctggcgggtgtctgtctctcctactttagttggagcggattcgatgaaaagggtccttatgaagggtaaatagaagttgacaaatcacgttgtggctttaacgtagataagaagacgttcttgctagaaccataattcagccacgtaaaacttgcaacaacaattagaggacgtctaacttgtttttgcagcgagtggtttgtgatatgatatggccaaagttgtgatgaatgatgaatgatctatatgtgatgtatgagatgttcatgctattgtaataggaatcacgacttgcatgtcgatgagtatgacaaccggcaggagccataggagttgtctttattcttttatatgacctgcgtgtcattgagaaacgccatgtaaattactttactttattgctaaacgcgttagccatagtagtagaagtaatagttggcgagcaacttcatggagacacgatgatggagatcatgatgatggagatcatggtgtca is from Triticum aestivum cultivar Chinese Spring chromosome 3A, IWGSC CS RefSeq v2.1, whole genome shotgun sequence and encodes:
- the LOC123057178 gene encoding uncharacterized protein, giving the protein MTGELEFTATSSLLIFSLQTLLASSTTTQNKGSLRVNWYRRAMPPVQDYLMLRFPLLHRTLQLRAPLLDSGRRRRSHPVRIRRPGLSRSALSPRLAPLDSRQAKLLLDPASGAPPLLGPASGAPRSRPGRALLVPSRSARSPAVPTAAGAHLHVAGSPGPRSRLDRAIPAAAEAGSPAVARSRPISEESTGKVNLRFWHEELKRLFFYEFRGTRSEVTFLKFVAERARVLEKMVVVVTNDVSPRGMIM